The segment TGTATGGTCATAGGCAAGTTCCttaactgctctgagcctcagggtcCTCCTCTAAAAATAGGAGGGGTACTCATTAAATCTACCTCACAGGTGGTGGTGGGGCTGAAATGAGATGCTTATAGGGAAGTTCTCACAGTACTCCACGTGTAGTGAACCTCAAGAAATGCAGGATTATTATGGCTccgaggtgaagtgacttgcccaaggcgaCACAGCTGGgcagtggcaaagctgggactgAACACCAGAGCTGCATGACTCCAAAGCTGATGCTCATTGATTAGCGAACTCTAGAGCTTCAACTTTCCTATAAGGGAAGTGAAAGGTCTTCATCTCAGAGATTCATCTATTAGATAAgctgtccctctcccccttcccctgctcatgctctttctcagataaataaagaaaatcttaaaacaaaaagaaagaaaaagaaagtgcctggcacatagtgagccCTTTAAATCCAACTTGTTGGGTTGTTATGTTGCCCTCCCCACGTGATGCCTCAGGGAAGGCAAACACAGACCCTTCCCCATGGGGctggtggggaagaggagagggagggaggcatacTGGTGAAAACTGGGGCTAGAGCTTGTGCTcggtggggaaggggctggaagACTGAAAGGGCCCCGAGgtcacctccctcccccattttGCAGTTGAAGAGTCCCAAACCAAACTGAGAGAGATCGGAAGGCATTTATTGTAGGTCACGCGGCAGATTAGAGCCCAAGACCCCAATCTCCTGATTCAAGTTGGAATCACAGTCTTGGGCCAGGTAATTAAAAGAGACCAAGGCCATTATTGAGGACTTGCAACATACGCTGTAGTAAGCATTTTCTGTGTttgatctcattttatcctcgCATCAGTTTAGGGACAAAAGGTCCTTTTTCACAGCTGAGGAAGCAGATTCAGAGCAGTAGGACATTTGCCTGAGGCCCTGAAGGAAGAGAGCGAAGCCCATCGGCTGGCTTCCAGATGCCATAAACTTCCTCCTTTAGTATCCTGAAAGATTCAGACTGTGGAAGACAGGGGTTACGATGGTGGAATTCCCCAATTCCTGCCTAGCAGAGCCCACTCCTTCCGCCccgaggtggggcagggagaggaagctgCCAGGAAAGGCTtccagggaggagaaaagaggacagAGTCTAGCAGTGTAGGAAGGGGCCCATGGATGGGGTCTGACCAGGAAGGGGGATCACTGGGTTCAGGAAGACACCTTGGGGAATCTTCCATCCCCCTCCCTTGGGCTGACCACTCGGGGGGCCttcagtggtggtggtggtggtggtggtggtgatgagcTCAGGGAGTCCAGCCTCCGCTCCCTCCCTTGCTTTCATTCAGTTCCCACAAGCTCTGCAATTTGCAAAACCCAACCCTTCCCCTATGGGCCTGTGGTTTCCTGTGGGTCTGGGGTCTTGCCTGACTCGGCATTGGGAACTGTGGGCAGCGGTGAGAGGTGGAGGTGGTGTAAGCCCTTTCTTTGCCTTCTCATGCTGGGCTGCCCCCTCCATCCCAACGCACCCCACCCCCTGAGTCAGCCCCCGCCTGCCAGGGATGGGCGGGGCTACTGATTCAGTTACTAGAGCCTTCTTAAGGCCCCCACAAGGACGGCTGTAGCTAGAAACCACCACCCTCACCATGagccccaggcagcccctggTCCTGGTGCTCCTGGTGCTGGGCTACTGCTCTGCAGCTCCCAGACCACACAAGCCCACCCTCGTGGTCTTCCCCGGAGACTTGAGAGCTGATCTCACTGATAAGCAGCTGGCTGAGGTAGGCTAATACCCCAGGCTGGAATTGGGGAAGGCTGGCCAGGAGTTGCAGGGAGGGCATGAGGCCTCAGAGGAGATACCTTGCGGCAAGTTGGGGGTGATGGGCATGTCTGGAGAATAGAGGTGTCCAGGATCAGGCCCTGGAGGACCCTCAGAGGCTCGGGACAGTGATGGCCAAGAATGGCTAATAAGGGTTTCCGAGGTGGGCAATGGGACATGATGGGGGTGGTGATGCATCAGAGGGTTCTGGAGTGGGCAGGGGCTTGGGGTGGACAGGGGTAAATGCTAGGGGGCCCTGAGGGAGGCACGGGCCAGGGGCACCCCGGGGTGGGAAGGAGCCGAGGATGTCTACAGGGAAGGGAGTTAATGGGTGGGCATTAGCCCTGGTATCCTGGGTACCAAGTCCTGGGTAGTTGCTAGTCCCTGAGTGCCTGGGCAGAGGGAACCCGGGCAGGGTAGGGCAGGGAAAGAGTCAGGGCTCTGGAAtatctctgcccctccatccacAGGAGTATCTGTTTCGCTATGGCTACACTCATGTGGCCGAGATAAACGACGACAAGCAGTCCCTAGGTCGGGCGCTGCGGCTTCTCCAGAAGCGCCTGTCTCTGCCTGAGACTGGAGAGCTGGACAAAACCACCCTGGAGGCCATGCGGGCCCCGCGCTGCGGCGTCCCAGACCTGGGCAGATTCCAGACCTTTGAGGGCGACCTCAAGTGGCACCACCACGACATCACTTACTGGTGCGCGGCCGGGCCCCGCGGAGgcggaggggtggggtgggagggccagACCCCGCGCCGGCGGCGATCTCATCCTTAGACCGATCCCTGGATTCAAATATGCAGCTTGGGGCAAGTGGCTCCACCTCTGAGCTCCTGtttcttcttcaggaaaatgGGTCTTGCACGCAATCTTGAGTCTTCCCTCTCGGGCCATCGTGAGAGTCCCAAGAGAAAAATGCGTCTGCAAGTGCTTTGTAGATGAAAGCGTGGAACGCAGGGAGGCTTGTGCTTGCTGAGGTCGCTGAGACACCGGGTGTCGCTACTGCCCCTGCTCTGGCCTCACTTCTGACCTCTCTCCTCCCGCTTTTCCCCTCCAGGATCCAAAACTACTCGGAAGACTTGCCGCGCGACGTGATCGACGACGCCTTTGCCCGCGCCTTCGCGCTCTGGAGCGCGGTGACGCCGCTCACCTTCACTCGCGTGTACGGCCCCGAAGCCGACATCGTCATTCAGTTTGGTGTTAGGGGTGAGAACGCCATAAGGGGAAAGCCAGGAGGGTCTTGGACGGGGACAGCGGTGGGAGGACCATGGAGAGAAGAGAGCGGGCACTGGACCCGGCTTTGTCTCGCTTGTCCCCGTAGCTCTGGCCGCCGGTGGCCCTTATGCGCCCCCTCCTGCCCGACGCGGCACAGCGCGGGGACGCAAGGCTTGGACAGCTGCTCGTAGGCGGCATCTCAGCCCACACTCAATGCAGCGCCCTTGAGCAGCGCGCCATCTGCATAATTGCATTCGGCTAACTCCCTTCTTCTCCACCTGCTTCTTCAGAGCACGGCGATGGGTATCCCTTCGATGGGAAGGACGGGCTCCTGGCACACGCCTTTCCTCCGGGCCAGGGCATTCAGGGAGACGCCCACTTCGACGACGAAGAGTTGTGGTCTCTGGGCAAGGGCGTCGGTGAGATCCTGAGCCTCCCCGGCCCCCATTCCCTTCTCTTGTCACACTCATCGCCAGACGCCCTGACcctgtccccctcctcctgcaGTGGTTCCGACCTACTTCGGAAACTCAGACGGCGCCCCCTGCCATTTCCCCTTCACCTTCGAGGGCCGCTCCTACTCCGCCTGCACCACGGACGGCCGCTCCGACGACGTGGCCTGGTGCAGCACCACGGCCGACTATGACATCGACCGCCGGTTCGGCTTCTGCCCCAGCGAGAGTGAGTGCGGGGTCGCGCCGCGGGCCACAACCCTAGATTTTAATCACGGCTCTGCCACTAGTGCTGTGCGGCCTGCAagtctctctcgtgctctctgggCCCAGTTTCTCATCTGCGaaatggggagaggagggagggagtgcaCAGATGGTGTGGGGGTCAATAAACTCACGGCGCCTTCGGGCCGTCGTGTGGGCCTCCCCAGGACTCTACACCCAGGACGGCAATGGGGACGGCAAGCCCTGCGTGTTTCCATTCACCTTCGAGGGCAAATCTTACTCCACCTGCACCACCGACGGTCGCTCGGACGGCTACCGCTGGTGCGCCACCACGGCCAACTACGACCAGGACAAACTCTTTGGCTTCTGCCCGACACGAGGTACCTCTGCCCCGCCTACCAGATTCAGCCCCGCCCCCTAGTTCCGCATTGGTCCCCGAAACGTGGCTCCTCCACCCATCGGTTTGTCTCTCCACGCTTCGTTGGGCCTCAGGATCGCCCTCTCCCTATCCATGatcacagcccctccccctgaGGTCCACGTGCCGCCCCCCGCCTCCCTGGGTCTTGGCCTTTTAGCCCAGCCTGCTGCCTCTCCCTTAGTCTCCGGTCCCCAGGCCCCGCCCACCACCCTAGCCGGGTCGCAGCTGTGGCCCCACCCTCCCCTaggcttttaagattttttttatttatttatttgagagagagagaatgagagacagagaacacgagagggaagagggcagagggagaagcagaccccctgctgagcagggagcccgatgcgggactcgatcacgggactccaggatcatgacctgagccgaaggcagtcgcttaaccaactgagccacccaggcgccctcccctagGCTTTTAAAATAGGACACCAGGATTATCTAGCTCCCTGTTTGGCCCGAGCCTGGTCCCTTATTGGACCCACCCACCTGGCTCACCCAAGGCTCTATCTCTTCAGTCGACTCCACGGCGACCGGGGGCAACTCCGCAGGGGAGCCATGTGTCTTCCCCTTCATCTTCCTGGGCAAGGAGTACTCGTCATGCACCAGGGAGGGCCGCGGAGATGGGAACCTCTGGTGCGCCACCACCTCGAACTTTGACAGAGACAAGAAGTGGGGCTTCTGCCCGGACCAAGGTGAGCAGGGATCCAAGGTTGGGGGCAGCGGTGTTGGGGGAGGGATGGCCAGGGCTGGGAGGTCGGCCCAGGACTCACATCTCAGCGTCTTCTTTCCTCCAGGTTACAGCCTGTTCCTTGTGGCCGCCCATGAGTTCGGCCACGCGCTGGGTTTAGATCACTCATCGGTGCCGGAAGCACTCATGTACCCCATGTACAGCTTCACCGAGGGGCCCCCCCTGCATAAGGATGATGTGAAGGGCATCCAGTATCTGTACGGTGAGGTTtggggcagggatggagggaagagatggagggaagggcTGGGCTTTGTCGCTGTACCGAGAATGGGGAAATGGAGGGGGGGAGTGGGGACCTCAGCATTTATCTGTGGGAAAGCCTGGGGCCAGTGGGTCCAATTGCTGCCTGGTCAGTGCTTGGAGATGGGGATAAAGAGCCCAGACTCTAGACTGAGACAGACGTGGGTTCAAAAGCCAGTCCAGCCACTCCCTGGCTAGGTGACCATCTAAGTTACTTCAcgcctcaattttctcacctgtgaaatggggctaataGTGGTACCTGCCTCAGAGTTGTTAGGAGGTTTAAATGAATTAGAAtaatgcctgacatatagtaggtaccatataagtatttaatattttattgttattacttatgatcattagtattatttttttttaaaatggagatattaaagaatctactttttttttttaagtcaaatgaGCTAATGTGAGTTTATAAAGCTCTTAGCACTAACTGCGTGCCCAAAACACACTTCTTTCCCACTAGCCTGGGGGGGCGGGCGGAGGGAGAGCCCCTGCATGTCTTGTGTTCATAGGGCCCAATCAGGGCCTGACAGCCCAGGGACTGGACAGACATAACTGGAATGAAAGGTGAATGTATGGGAAAAAATCAGCCTGTCAGTGACTGGGGGAAGGCAGGTCCAACACCTAAAGTGAGAAGAGGGAGTGCCAGGGGCCTCATTTATGGGGTTTTGGGGGGCATATTAGTCCACCAGCGCAGATGTGTGCAGGAATAGAGAATATCTCATCCGCTATCTCTTTTTAGGTCCTCGCCCTGACCCTGAACCACGGCCTCCAACCGCCCAGCCCACCGCTCCACCACCCGGCTGCCCTACGGGGCCTCCCACTACCCGCCCCTCAGAGCGCCCCACTGCTGGCCCCACAGGCCCCCCTGCAGCTGGCCCCACGGGTCCCCCCACTGCTGGCCCTTCTGAGGTCACTACAGTGTCTTTTAACCCAGCAGAAGATATATGCAAAGTGAAATTCTTCGACGCCATCGCGGAGATCGGGAACCGTCTGCATCTCTTCAAGGATGGGTAAAGGGGCAGGGATGTGTAGCTGGGGGAGGGGATTTGGAGGAGGgacctgcctgcccctctccgcCCACTGACCTTCGGTTCAAAGTTCAGTGCCCCGCGGTCCCTTTTCTCATTCCCAGGAAGTATTGGCGATTCTCTGAGGACAAGGGGCGCCGGATGCAGGGTCCCTTCTTTATCACTGACTCGTGGCCGGCGCTGCCCCACAAGCTGGACTCCGCCTTTGAGGACCCGCTCACCAAgaagattttcttcttctctggttagtttcctcctttttcctccccccgcccccgccatccacatcctcgccaatctAGGAAGACCGAGAGACCGAGTGTAATACGTGATACATTTTCCGCGGATTAGGAAAAGGCGCCCCCTTCTGGCGGGTGCAATTTAGCTGATCTTCACCGTCCCCTTGCATGTCCTACGGAGCGGTTCTACTCCGTGGGCACCGAGACTGCGGGCACGTCGGGCGCAGAAAGGCCTCGCTTCGTTCTTCCTCTTGACATTCAAAGACAATGTgtccactccctgcccccagaccGATGCGGCTTTTCTTCCCTGCAGGGCGCCAAGTGTGGGTGTACACAGGCGCGTCGGTGCTAGGCCCGAGGCGTCTGGACAAGCTGGGCCTGGGACCGGAGGTGGCCCAAGTCACTGGGGCCCTCCCGCAAGGCGGGGGTAAGGTGCTGCTGTTCAGCTGGCAGCGTTTCTGGAGGTGAGAGTCACGGCGACGGCCGGCAGGGGGACCCCGGGCGCCATCCGCCGGCCCTCCGGCCCAGCACCTGTCTCTTCACCACTTCCTGCAGGTTCGACGTGAAGACGCAGACCGTTGATCCTAAGACCCCCAGATCCGTGGAGCAGCTGTTCCCCGGCGTGCCCCTGAACTCGCACAACGTCTTCCAGTACCAAGGTGAGGGCTGCAGACCCCGGTGCCACTGTTCCCACCTAATCGGCCTCAGATGATTGGTCAAATTCtgagggagaaaaagcaaatcCCCTCTAGATTGAGGCAAATGCCCCAGCCCAGATTAAGTTCCTTGTAGAAGCAGGGACCTATTCCAGATCATAAAGGGACACAAGAGAACAACCAGAACTAGAACCCAGATTTCCTGCTTCCCCGGCTGGAAGCTCTTTGCTCCCACAGTACGGGACACATGTTTTGCATGGAGGCTCATTCCTTTATTAGacaatatttatcaagtgcctgtaacatgccaggcactgtgctgacaCGGGAGatacagtgataaaaaaaaaagacaatccataACTGTCTTGAGCAAGTCATTGCTGCTCacggagcctcagtttccccatctgtaaaatagggatgatagcTGGAGTTATACTtaactttctcttcctccccactcacATGCAATCACCTGACAAGTTCTGTTGACTCTACTATCAAAATATTCACTTTTCACCATCTCCTTTGCAAATACCCTGGTCCAAGCCATACTGGTTGTTCAATACCATGAAGATACTCTCTACAAGTACCGAGCGGTTAGGAATGGAGGGCCATGGTCTTGCAGGCGACTCCAGACCCGTTCCAAGGTCAAAGAAACCACTGGGAGCCCTGGGtggtgttaagcgtctgccttcggctcaggtcatgatcccagggtcctgggattgagtcccgcatcgggctccttgctcagcggggagcctgcctctccctctgcccgccgctccccctgcttgtgcgtgctctctctctctgatagatagatagataaataaataaataaataaaatcctaaaagaaaagaacttccGGGGTCTGATCTGCTCTCTTACCCTCCCAGCACTCGTCAATCTCTCTGCTCCACATCACGCATCACCCGTATCACCCGCATGGCCTCTGGCTGCTCTTTG is part of the Neomonachus schauinslandi chromosome 10, ASM220157v2, whole genome shotgun sequence genome and harbors:
- the MMP9 gene encoding matrix metalloproteinase-9 isoform X1, producing the protein MSPRQPLVLVLLVLGYCSAAPRPHKPTLVVFPGDLRADLTDKQLAEEYLFRYGYTHVAEINDDKQSLGRALRLLQKRLSLPETGELDKTTLEAMRAPRCGVPDLGRFQTFEGDLKWHHHDITYWIQNYSEDLPRDVIDDAFARAFALWSAVTPLTFTRVYGPEADIVIQFGVREHGDGYPFDGKDGLLAHAFPPGQGIQGDAHFDDEELWSLGKGVVVPTYFGNSDGAPCHFPFTFEGRSYSACTTDGRSDDVAWCSTTADYDIDRRFGFCPSERLYTQDGNGDGKPCVFPFTFEGKSYSTCTTDGRSDGYRWCATTANYDQDKLFGFCPTRVDSTATGGNSAGEPCVFPFIFLGKEYSSCTREGRGDGNLWCATTSNFDRDKKWGFCPDQGYSLFLVAAHEFGHALGLDHSSVPEALMYPMYSFTEGPPLHKDDVKGIQYLYGPRPDPEPRPPTAQPTAPPPGCPTGPPTTRPSERPTAGPTGPPAAGPTGPPTAGPSEVTTVSFNPAEDICKVKFFDAIAEIGNRLHLFKDGKYWRFSEDKGRRMQGPFFITDSWPALPHKLDSAFEDPLTKKIFFFSGRQVWVYTGASVLGPRRLDKLGLGPEVAQVTGALPQGGGKVLLFSWQRFWRFDVKTQTVDPKTPRSVEQLFPGVPLNSHNVFQYQGKAYFCQDCFYWRVNSRNEVNQVDEVGYVTFDFLHCPKD
- the MMP9 gene encoding matrix metalloproteinase-9 isoform X2, whose translation is MEYLFRYGYTHVAEINDDKQSLGRALRLLQKRLSLPETGELDKTTLEAMRAPRCGVPDLGRFQTFEGDLKWHHHDITYWIQNYSEDLPRDVIDDAFARAFALWSAVTPLTFTRVYGPEADIVIQFGVREHGDGYPFDGKDGLLAHAFPPGQGIQGDAHFDDEELWSLGKGVVVPTYFGNSDGAPCHFPFTFEGRSYSACTTDGRSDDVAWCSTTADYDIDRRFGFCPSERLYTQDGNGDGKPCVFPFTFEGKSYSTCTTDGRSDGYRWCATTANYDQDKLFGFCPTRVDSTATGGNSAGEPCVFPFIFLGKEYSSCTREGRGDGNLWCATTSNFDRDKKWGFCPDQGYSLFLVAAHEFGHALGLDHSSVPEALMYPMYSFTEGPPLHKDDVKGIQYLYGPRPDPEPRPPTAQPTAPPPGCPTGPPTTRPSERPTAGPTGPPAAGPTGPPTAGPSEVTTVSFNPAEDICKVKFFDAIAEIGNRLHLFKDGKYWRFSEDKGRRMQGPFFITDSWPALPHKLDSAFEDPLTKKIFFFSGRQVWVYTGASVLGPRRLDKLGLGPEVAQVTGALPQGGGKVLLFSWQRFWRFDVKTQTVDPKTPRSVEQLFPGVPLNSHNVFQYQGKAYFCQDCFYWRVNSRNEVNQVDEVGYVTFDFLHCPKD